Proteins from one Mycobacterium sp. HUMS_12744610 genomic window:
- the hsaC gene encoding iron-dependent extradiol dioxygenase HsaC: MSIRSLGYLRIGATDMAAWREYGLKVLGMVEGSGATEGVLYLRMDDFPARLVIVPAEQDRLLEAGWECANAEGLQEIRNRLDVEGVPYKEATAAELADRRVAEMIRFSDPSGNCLEVFHGVALEHRRVVSPYGHRFVTGEQGLGHVVLSTRDDDEALHFYRDVLGFTLRDSMRMPPQVVGRPADGAPAWLRFFGCNPRHHSLAFLPLPTPSGIVHLMMEVENADDVGLCLDRALRRKVPMSATLGRHVNDLMLSFYMKTPGGFDVEFGCEGRQVDDNDWIARESTAVSLWGHDFTVGMSG; this comes from the coding sequence ATGAGCATCCGGTCGCTGGGCTATCTGCGCATCGGGGCCACCGACATGGCGGCCTGGCGCGAGTACGGCCTCAAAGTCCTCGGCATGGTCGAGGGCAGCGGCGCCACGGAAGGGGTGCTGTACCTGCGCATGGACGACTTCCCGGCCCGGCTGGTGATCGTGCCTGCCGAGCAGGACCGGTTGCTGGAGGCCGGCTGGGAGTGCGCCAACGCCGAAGGGCTGCAGGAGATCCGCAACCGGCTCGACGTGGAGGGGGTGCCCTACAAGGAGGCCACGGCCGCCGAGCTGGCCGACCGCCGGGTGGCCGAGATGATCCGGTTCTCTGACCCGTCCGGCAACTGCCTGGAGGTGTTCCACGGCGTCGCGCTCGAGCACCGCCGCGTGGTCAGCCCGTACGGCCACCGGTTCGTCACCGGCGAGCAGGGCCTGGGGCACGTGGTGCTCTCCACCCGCGACGACGACGAGGCCTTGCACTTCTACCGCGACGTGCTCGGCTTCACGCTGCGCGACTCGATGCGGATGCCGCCGCAGGTGGTAGGCCGGCCCGCCGACGGGGCGCCGGCCTGGCTGCGCTTCTTCGGCTGCAACCCGCGCCACCACAGCCTGGCGTTTCTGCCGCTGCCGACGCCGAGCGGCATCGTGCACCTGATGATGGAGGTCGAGAACGCCGACGACGTGGGTCTGTGCCTGGACCGGGCCCTGCGCCGCAAGGTGCCGATGTCGGCGACCCTGGGTCGTCACGTCAACGACCTGATGCTGTCGTTCTACATGAAGACGCCCGGCGGCTTCGACGTTGAGTTCGGTTGTGAGGGAAGGCAAGTCGACGACAACGACTGGATCGCCCGGGAAAGCACCGCGGTGAGCCTGTGGGGCCACGACTTCACGGTCGGGATGAGCGGCTGA
- the hsaB gene encoding 3-hydroxy-9,10-secoandrosta-1,3,5(10)-triene-9,17-dione monooxygenase reductase subunit, which yields MADSIDPRAFRQVLGQFCTGITIITTVHDEVPVGFACQSFAALSLDPPLVLFCPTKVSRSWQAIEASGRFCVNVLTEKQRHVSARFGSKEPDKFAGIDWHPSELGSPIIDGSLAFIDCTVASVHDGGDHFVVFGAVRSLSEAPKIKPRPLLFYRGEYTGIEPDKTTPAQWRDDLEAFLTTTTQDTWL from the coding sequence GTGGCGGACTCCATCGATCCACGGGCCTTCCGGCAGGTGCTGGGCCAGTTCTGCACCGGGATCACGATCATCACCACGGTGCACGACGAGGTCCCGGTCGGCTTCGCCTGCCAGTCCTTCGCCGCACTGTCACTGGACCCGCCGCTGGTGTTGTTCTGCCCGACCAAGGTGTCCCGATCCTGGCAGGCGATCGAGGCCAGTGGCCGGTTCTGCGTCAACGTGCTGACCGAGAAGCAACGGCATGTCTCGGCCCGGTTCGGGTCCAAAGAGCCGGACAAATTCGCCGGGATCGACTGGCACCCTTCGGAACTCGGTTCACCGATCATCGATGGATCGCTAGCCTTCATCGACTGCACCGTGGCCTCCGTGCACGACGGCGGCGATCATTTCGTGGTGTTCGGCGCGGTCCGTTCGCTCTCGGAGGCGCCCAAGATCAAGCCGCGGCCGCTGCTGTTCTACCGCGGCGAGTACACCGGCATCGAACCCGACAAGACGACGCCGGCCCAATGGCGTGACGACCTGGAAGCGTTCCTGACCACCACCACCCAGGACACCTGGCTGTAG
- a CDS encoding CHAD domain-containing protein encodes MGDMDPELRWFASLPGEVRGCQVQRNRFIAAVDGLPRKLVLWPVKSRIRKDLHAAERPARKAATAAMKSQRYAILAVLRRWAAAPPNCAGPGQAEACEANHRALQAHPEPARRAS; translated from the coding sequence ATCGGCGACATGGACCCTGAGCTGAGGTGGTTCGCGTCGCTGCCGGGCGAGGTCCGCGGCTGCCAGGTCCAGCGCAACCGGTTCATCGCCGCGGTCGACGGCCTGCCCAGGAAGTTGGTCCTGTGGCCGGTCAAGTCGCGGATCCGCAAGGATCTGCACGCCGCCGAGCGCCCGGCGCGCAAAGCGGCGACGGCGGCGATGAAATCGCAACGCTACGCCATTCTGGCGGTGCTGCGGCGCTGGGCCGCCGCGCCGCCGAACTGTGCCGGCCCGGGGCAAGCCGAAGCGTGCGAAGCGAACCATCGGGCATTACAAGCACATCCAGAACCTGCTCGGCGAGCATCATGA
- a CDS encoding BlaI/MecI/CopY family transcriptional regulator has protein sequence MRVRRFGELEAVVMDRVWNRAEVVTVRDIFDDLARDRQTAYTTVMSTMDNLHRKGWLQRERAGKAFRYWPTMTREEHSATLMRDAFAAGGDSDLVLAHFLEQMDEGESLRVRDFLRRIIDDRPGS, from the coding sequence GTGCGCGTTCGGCGCTTCGGCGAACTCGAGGCGGTCGTCATGGACCGCGTGTGGAACCGCGCCGAGGTTGTCACCGTCCGCGACATTTTCGACGACCTGGCTCGTGACCGGCAGACCGCCTACACCACCGTCATGTCCACCATGGACAACCTGCACCGCAAAGGCTGGCTGCAACGGGAACGGGCGGGAAAGGCCTTCCGTTACTGGCCGACCATGACCCGCGAGGAACATTCCGCGACGCTGATGCGGGACGCCTTCGCCGCCGGCGGTGACTCCGACCTGGTGCTGGCGCATTTCCTCGAACAGATGGACGAGGGCGAGTCGCTGCGGGTCCGCGACTTCCTGCGGCGCATCATCGACGATCGGCCCGGGTCGTGA
- a CDS encoding M56 family metallopeptidase has protein sequence MNAALLLLGYGCGLAWLAPRLLRRVTGIGAHPRLALASWLTAVVAALGAWFGALAVLGAAAAQSMWRHGELTLCLKVLGVSGALGLPRAAASALAVCLWVAGVVVTAVAGWRIGRQVRRQRARSRLHASTARVVGVPGDRPGVVVVAAPQPAAYCVADRPQSIVVVTTAALGRLDEVQLAAVLAHENAHLAGRHHDVLMVLRAIAASLPRWALFAAAAEAAARLLEMCADDTAVRLHGKMPVLRGLLALSGDSPAMASAALGASGTATLARAARLAIPAPRRTRWRERVTLCAAICFASITPAVVALACQL, from the coding sequence GTGAACGCCGCCCTGTTGCTGCTGGGGTACGGGTGCGGGCTGGCCTGGCTGGCTCCGCGGCTGCTGCGCCGGGTCACCGGCATCGGCGCGCATCCCCGCCTGGCGCTGGCATCCTGGCTGACGGCGGTGGTCGCCGCGCTCGGAGCGTGGTTCGGCGCGCTCGCCGTCCTGGGCGCCGCGGCGGCGCAAAGCATGTGGCGCCACGGGGAACTGACCCTGTGTCTGAAGGTGTTGGGCGTCAGCGGTGCACTGGGGTTGCCGCGCGCGGCCGCCTCGGCGCTCGCGGTGTGCCTGTGGGTGGCCGGTGTAGTGGTCACCGCCGTCGCCGGCTGGCGTATCGGCCGCCAGGTGCGGCGGCAACGAGCGCGGAGCCGGCTGCACGCGTCGACCGCCCGGGTGGTTGGGGTCCCCGGTGACCGGCCCGGCGTCGTCGTGGTTGCGGCGCCGCAGCCGGCGGCCTACTGCGTGGCCGACCGGCCGCAGTCCATCGTCGTGGTCACCACCGCGGCGCTCGGCCGGCTCGACGAGGTGCAGCTGGCCGCAGTGCTGGCCCACGAGAACGCCCATCTGGCCGGGCGCCACCATGACGTCCTGATGGTGCTGCGCGCGATCGCCGCGAGCCTGCCGCGGTGGGCGTTGTTCGCCGCGGCCGCCGAAGCCGCGGCCCGCCTGCTCGAGATGTGCGCCGACGACACCGCGGTCCGGCTACACGGGAAGATGCCGGTGTTGCGGGGCCTGCTGGCCCTCAGCGGTGACTCACCGGCAATGGCCTCGGCGGCGTTGGGTGCTTCGGGCACCGCGACGCTGGCCCGCGCCGCGCGCCTGGCGATTCCGGCGCCCCGCCGCACACGGTGGCGGGAGCGCGTGACGCTCTGCGCGGCAATATGTTTCGCTTCTATCACCCCGGCGGTGGTGGCGCTGGCCTGCCAGCTGTGA
- a CDS encoding cytochrome c biogenesis CcdA family protein has translation MIDTAALSFALGAGLVAALNPCGFAFLPGYLGLVIAGSHDVSRPAALLRAAGATAGMSLGFLTVFGTFGLVISPVIASAQRYLPFATVVIGLLLVGVGIWLVAGKDIAVVLPKRFGGTPTGRLGSMYGYGVGYAIASLSCTIAPFLAVISMTFKQGSVLSGVLAFLAYAAGMSIMVGVAALAVALAGSSATSAFRRVLPFVGRIAGVVVLLTGLYVAYYGYYEIRLYFSDAGADDPVVGAAGDVQSRLADWVNGLSPWMLPTVGVALVAAGVIWHAVARWRTGRQDTGTAVVTAGRPAPPPPG, from the coding sequence GTGATCGACACCGCCGCGCTGAGCTTCGCGCTGGGCGCCGGGCTGGTGGCCGCGCTCAACCCCTGCGGCTTCGCCTTCCTCCCCGGCTACCTGGGGTTGGTGATCGCCGGCAGCCACGACGTCTCACGCCCGGCGGCCCTGCTGCGCGCCGCCGGGGCCACCGCCGGCATGTCGCTGGGCTTTTTGACCGTGTTCGGCACCTTCGGCCTGGTGATCTCACCCGTGATCGCCTCGGCGCAGAGGTATCTGCCGTTCGCCACCGTGGTGATCGGGCTGCTGCTCGTCGGCGTGGGAATCTGGCTGGTGGCCGGCAAGGACATCGCCGTCGTGCTTCCCAAACGCTTCGGGGGCACGCCGACGGGGCGGCTGGGATCGATGTACGGCTACGGCGTGGGCTATGCGATCGCATCGCTGTCATGCACGATCGCACCGTTTCTCGCGGTGATCAGCATGACGTTCAAACAGGGCTCGGTGCTCTCCGGCGTGCTGGCCTTCCTCGCCTATGCCGCCGGGATGAGCATCATGGTGGGGGTCGCGGCGCTGGCCGTCGCGCTGGCCGGTTCGTCGGCCACCTCGGCGTTTCGGCGCGTGCTGCCCTTCGTCGGCCGGATCGCCGGCGTGGTCGTGCTGCTCACCGGCCTGTACGTGGCCTACTACGGCTATTACGAAATCCGGTTGTATTTCAGCGATGCCGGCGCCGACGACCCGGTGGTCGGGGCCGCCGGTGACGTACAGAGCCGCCTGGCGGACTGGGTCAACGGCCTGAGCCCGTGGATGCTGCCGACCGTGGGTGTGGCGCTCGTCGCCGCCGGGGTCATCTGGCATGCCGTGGCCCGGTGGCGCACCGGCCGGCAGGACACCGGCACCGCGGTGGTCACAGCTGGCAGGCCAGCGCCACCACCGCCGGGGTGA
- a CDS encoding redoxin family protein has protein sequence MPRLSAAPLVALAVAAVIAACGSPEKPSAAPNATASSPHAAAGQATGVPAQLQFSAKTLAGQTFSGESLAGKPAVLWFWAPWCPTCQQEAPVVAKVAAANPRVTFVGVAARDQVSSMQSFVDKYHLGGLTQLDDTDGAVWAKFGITRQPAWAFVGADGSVDVVKGRLTESQLTERISGLGNR, from the coding sequence ATGCCACGCCTTTCGGCCGCCCCGCTCGTCGCCCTCGCCGTCGCGGCGGTCATCGCGGCATGCGGCTCCCCCGAGAAGCCGTCCGCAGCGCCGAACGCGACCGCTTCGTCCCCGCACGCTGCCGCCGGCCAGGCTACCGGGGTGCCGGCACAGCTGCAGTTTTCCGCGAAAACGCTGGCGGGACAGACTTTTTCCGGAGAAAGCCTGGCGGGCAAGCCGGCGGTGCTGTGGTTCTGGGCACCGTGGTGCCCGACGTGCCAGCAGGAGGCCCCCGTCGTCGCCAAGGTCGCGGCGGCCAACCCGCGCGTGACGTTCGTCGGGGTGGCGGCGCGCGACCAGGTGTCGTCGATGCAGTCCTTCGTCGACAAATACCACCTCGGCGGGCTCACCCAGTTGGACGACACCGACGGGGCGGTGTGGGCCAAATTCGGCATCACGCGCCAACCCGCGTGGGCGTTCGTCGGCGCCGACGGCAGCGTCGACGTCGTCAAGGGCCGGCTCACCGAATCCCAATTGACCGAGCGGATCAGCGGGTTGGGCAACCGGTGA
- a CDS encoding manganese catalase family protein: MFLHNTKMMYTVRVDDPDPAFAKLLLEQFGGPNGELAAAMRYFLQGWNEPHGPRRSMLLDIATEELSHLEMVAQMLSMLLKGSPSELVDQVEGTYLGELLDGKMPDSATVALNSGANVLGGGGPRLTDSQGAPFTAAYIDTLGSPATDLRSDIAAEARAKIVYERLIKLTDDSGAKDTLNFLMTREIAHQKMFEAALSAIEDNFPPGKLPGDEKLGHAYVADSGTFGESGSNGGGTREGFEHAESNSSWGFTLDQDPVQHASAQQVK, from the coding sequence ATGTTTCTGCACAACACGAAGATGATGTACACCGTCCGGGTCGACGACCCGGACCCGGCGTTCGCCAAGCTCCTGCTGGAACAGTTCGGCGGCCCCAACGGGGAGCTCGCGGCGGCGATGCGCTACTTCCTGCAGGGCTGGAACGAGCCGCACGGACCGCGGCGCAGCATGCTGCTCGACATCGCCACCGAGGAGCTCTCGCACCTCGAGATGGTGGCCCAGATGCTTTCGATGCTGCTGAAGGGTTCGCCCTCGGAGCTGGTCGACCAGGTCGAGGGCACCTACCTCGGTGAGCTGCTGGACGGCAAGATGCCCGATTCCGCGACCGTCGCGCTCAACAGCGGGGCGAACGTGCTGGGCGGGGGCGGGCCGCGGCTCACCGATTCGCAGGGGGCGCCATTCACCGCCGCATACATCGACACCCTCGGCTCGCCGGCCACCGATCTGCGCTCCGACATCGCCGCGGAGGCGCGGGCGAAGATCGTCTACGAGCGGCTGATCAAGCTCACCGACGACAGCGGCGCCAAGGACACGCTGAACTTCCTGATGACCCGCGAGATCGCCCACCAGAAGATGTTCGAGGCCGCGCTGTCGGCCATCGAGGACAACTTCCCGCCCGGAAAGCTGCCCGGCGACGAGAAGCTGGGGCACGCCTACGTCGCCGACTCCGGCACGTTCGGCGAGTCGGGCAGCAACGGCGGGGGAACCCGCGAGGGCTTCGAGCACGCCGAGTCCAACAGCTCCTGGGGCTTCACCCTGGACCAGGACCCGGTTCAGCACGCCTCCGCTCAGCAGGTCAAATAG
- a CDS encoding DsbA family protein, with translation MPDVDLYLDPVCPFSWVTSRWLLDAAHATHTPVTLRQMSLAVLNEGKELEGKQKRMMERSRRLGRLFAAVVGKHGQDAFTRLYDSLGAQIHVREDELTGGEIREILAKCGLQESLADALDDSGFDADVKRSHQAAQDTLGGSAGSPIIVVDGRGFHGPVMTRIPGNEDGVRLLEAVLIAAQTPEFATLQRPVQGPPTLEEEPR, from the coding sequence ATGCCTGACGTCGACCTCTACCTGGATCCGGTGTGCCCGTTCTCCTGGGTCACCTCGCGCTGGCTGCTCGATGCCGCGCACGCCACCCACACACCGGTCACCCTGCGCCAGATGAGCCTGGCCGTTCTCAACGAGGGCAAGGAACTCGAGGGCAAGCAAAAGCGCATGATGGAACGGTCACGACGGCTGGGGCGCCTGTTCGCCGCGGTCGTCGGCAAGCACGGACAGGACGCGTTCACGCGCCTCTACGACTCGCTGGGCGCCCAGATCCATGTGCGCGAGGACGAGCTGACCGGCGGCGAGATCAGGGAGATACTGGCCAAGTGCGGACTTCAGGAATCGCTCGCCGACGCGCTCGACGACAGCGGTTTCGACGCGGACGTCAAACGTAGCCACCAAGCCGCCCAGGACACACTCGGCGGCTCCGCCGGCAGCCCGATCATCGTGGTGGACGGCCGCGGGTTCCACGGCCCGGTCATGACACGGATCCCCGGCAACGAGGACGGCGTCCGCCTGCTCGAAGCGGTGCTCATCGCCGCGCAGACACCCGAATTCGCAACACTGCAACGGCCCGTGCAGGGGCCGCCGACGCTCGAGGAGGAGCCCCGCTGA
- a CDS encoding arylamine N-acetyltransferase family protein — MTLDLNGYFARVGYCGPAEPGLQVLQELVSAHARAIPFENLDPLLGVPVDDLSAASLYDKLVRRRRGGYCYEQNGLMGYVLAELGFRVRRLGARVLWMRPPDAPFPTRTHTLLAVRFPGARGAYLVDVGFGGLTPPSPLRIETGSVQQTTHEPYRLEDRGDGLLLQAMVRGEWQPLYEFTTRTEPDVDLQVGSWFVSTHPSSIFVTGLMAALVTDDGRVNLAGRELTWHRADGSEKRLLPDAAAVVDALGDRFGIHVGERAALQARIDRLLGG; from the coding sequence ATGACTCTGGATCTGAACGGGTATTTCGCCCGCGTCGGCTATTGCGGCCCCGCCGAGCCGGGCCTGCAGGTGCTGCAGGAGCTGGTGTCGGCCCACGCGAGGGCGATTCCGTTCGAGAACCTCGACCCGTTGCTGGGGGTGCCCGTCGACGACCTGAGCGCGGCGTCCCTCTACGACAAGCTGGTCCGCCGGCGGCGGGGCGGCTACTGCTACGAGCAGAACGGGCTGATGGGATACGTGCTGGCCGAACTCGGCTTCCGGGTGCGGCGCCTGGGCGCCCGGGTGCTCTGGATGCGCCCGCCCGATGCGCCCTTCCCGACGCGGACGCACACCCTGCTGGCGGTGCGGTTCCCCGGTGCCCGCGGGGCCTATCTGGTCGATGTCGGCTTCGGCGGCCTCACGCCGCCCTCGCCCCTGCGCATCGAGACCGGCAGCGTCCAGCAGACCACGCACGAGCCCTACCGGCTGGAGGACCGCGGCGACGGGCTGTTGTTGCAGGCCATGGTGCGCGGCGAATGGCAACCGCTCTACGAGTTCACCACGCGGACCGAGCCGGATGTCGACCTGCAGGTGGGCAGCTGGTTCGTCTCGACGCACCCGTCGTCGATCTTCGTGACCGGCCTGATGGCCGCACTGGTCACCGACGACGGCCGGGTCAACCTGGCCGGCCGCGAGCTCACCTGGCACCGGGCCGACGGCAGCGAGAAACGCCTCCTGCCCGACGCGGCCGCCGTCGTCGACGCCCTGGGCGACCGGTTCGGCATCCACGTGGGCGAGCGCGCCGCGCTTCAGGCGCGCATCGACAGGCTCCTCGGCGGCTGA